Below is a genomic region from Neisseria arctica.
CCCCCACCCCTCTACCGCCGCGAAATGCTGCCCGACAGCACAGGGCAAACGCTGGTCGCCTATGATTTTATCGACAGTGCGGATAAAGACGCACCATTGGTGGTTTTATTTCACGGTTTGGAAGGCAGCAGCCGTAGCCATTATGCGGTAGCGTTGATGGAAGCAGTAGCCCGTCGCGGTTGGAACGGAGTAGTCGCCCACTTCCGCGGTTGCGGCGGCGTTCCCAACACTGCTCCGGTTTACTACCACTCGGGCGATAGCCGCGAAATCGGGTTTATGCTGCAAACATTAGCTGCACGTTACCGCACTATCTATGCAGCGGGCGTTTCACTCGGCGGTAATGCTCTGGCAAAATATCTCGGCGAAGCCGGAGGCTGCGCCATTCCAAAAGCCGCCGCGGCTATTTCGGCTCCACTCGATTTGACTGCCGCCGGAACGCGCTTCGACCGCGGCACGACACGCCTGCTCTACACCCGCTACTTTCTCAACACCCTTCTGCCCAAAGCACGCGCTTTCAATTTCAATACCGAATACTTAAACCGCTGCCGCACCTTGCGTGATTTCGACAATGCCTTCACCGCTCCGCTACACGGCTTTGCCGATGCCGCAGATTATTACCGGCGGGCATCCAGCAAACCACTGCTACACGATGTCGGCATTCCCTTATTGTTGCTTAACGCGGTAAACGACCCTTTCCTCCCTCCCGAAGCTTTGCCGTCTGAAAAAGAGGTTTCTAAATATGTAACCCTCTACCAACCCGCACAAGGCGGCCATGTCGGCTTTGTCAGCGGTAGCGGGCGCGGCCATCTCAATTGGCTGCCGCAAACACTACTGGCTTACTTTAAACAAATGTGAGTGCATTGAATTATTTAATACTCTCCAAACATTCCTAACACAGAAAACAAATGCCGTCTGAAAGATTTTTCAGACGGCATTTGTTTTCCAGATATTACGCTAACATCAATATCACTAGGGATAAGATAGTCAGCCGATACGCTTAAACGGCGGCAAACACGCCAACAACTGCTTACCGTAACGCTGTGTGCGCACACGGTTATCCAATATGGTCACTCTTCCGTAATCGCTTTCTGTGCGAATCAAACGGCCTACCGCCTGCACCAGCTTGATACTCGCTTCAGGTACGGTAATTTCAATAAACGGATTGCCTCCGCGCTGCTCAATCCAACGGCTTTGGGTTTTCTCGATGGGATTATCGGGCATGGAAAACGGCAACTTGGCAATCACCACCTGCACACAAGCCTCACCGGGCAAATCAAGCCCCTCTGCAAAACTGTCTAACCCGAAAATAATGCTGGGCCGCCCGGCCTCAATCGCTTCGTAATGCTTTTGTAGTAAAACGGCTTTGGAAAGCTCACCCTGTACCAACAACAGCGGCAGATAATCGGCAGGCAAACGCAAAGCGACATCTTGCATTTGCCGGCGCGAACTGAACAACACCAGCGTACCAATGGGCTCTTCGAGAGAAATCAGCTTCGGCAGCCATTCGACAATTTCATCGGTATGGGCGGCCGGATCTTTCGGGCTGGCGGACAGCGGCGGGATATACAGTTCGCCTTGGGCATCGAAATCAAACGGGCTGGGCAGTGCCAAGGTGGTCGTTTCAGGCAGCCACTGCAATCCGGTTTGACGCATAATCAGGTTGAAATTACCCAATGATTGCAAGGTGGCTGAAGTCAACACCGCTCCGGCTGCACGACGCCACAAGCAGTTGGCCAAATGACTGGCACTGCTGATAGGGCTGGCATTGAAGATATAATCATTTTTCTCGCCCGTCGAACGGCTCACCCATTTGGCCAACGGTTCTTCGCCTTCGGCAGGCACGGTTGCCATCAAATCCCATACTGCACTGATTTGTTCGGCACGCGCCACAAACATACCGAACTCGCCGCTTAAACGGTCTATCAGCGCGCCGTCTTGCTCTTTATCGCGGCGGGAAGCGGCAAGAGCATCATTCAACCCGTAAAGATGTTTGAGCAAACTGCGTGCGGCCACGGCTGTATTGGAAACCAACAACTCTAACGATTCGGGAATCTTACCGTCCTGCCACAACCAAATGGATTCGTTGTTTTCAGACGGCATCAAATCAGGCTCGTCTCCCAAGTGGTATTGCCATTCGTGCAAACTTTCCAACAAAGCGGCAGCCGCTTCGTCGGCCAAATTCGCCATTTCCGCTTTATCCGTCACCATGGCTATTTTGCCGGTGAGGGCCGGTAATTTTTCCAAAGTCCACGCGGCGGTGTTCCACGAATGTTCGGCGGCAAACTGGCTGAGGGCTTTTTTAGGCAGATGGTGCGCCTCATCGATACAGTAAAAACTGTTTTCCGGCGCGGGCAGAATCACGCCGCCGCCCATACCGATATCGGAAAGCAGCAAGTCGTGGTTAGCTACGACTACATCTACGGTTTCCAATACTTCGCGCGCCAGGTAAAACGGGCATTCCGCACGGTTAGGGCAAGCAGCTTTCAAACAGCCGTGACGGTCGTTAGTGACTTTAAACCAAACAGTGTCATCTATTTTTTCAGGCCAACTGTCACGGTCGCCGTTGAAACTGCGGGCGGCAAAACGGTCGGCCATATCACGCAACAATGCCAATTCTTCGGGCTTGGGTTTGCTATCCCACAAAACGGCCGGTGCTTCTTCAAAGCCAAGCAGGTTCTGCTGGGCATTGCTTTGGGTGAGCTGGTAAAGCTTGTAAGGGCAAAGATAACGCCCACGGCCTTTGGCCAACGCAAAACTCATTTCCAAGCCGGAATGCTCCACCAGAAACGGCAAATCACGGTCTACCAGCTGCTCTTGCAATGCAACAGTAGCGCTGGACACGATCAGCCGCTTACCCCGTGTTTGCGCCATAATGCCGCCGGCCAAAAGATAAGCCAAACTTTTTCCGACGCCTGTCGGCCCCTCGATCACGGCGATACTCTCGCCCTCCCGCTTGGGCGCTTCTTCACCTTCGGCACGGCTTTTGCTGCGTGAAAAAGCATTGGCAATAGCGGCGATCATCTGCCGCTGTGAGGCACGCGGACGGAAATTGGGCAGATTTTTGCCGATATTTTGATAGTGGTCGCGGATAGCGTTTTTTTCGAGATCGGTGAGCATTCGGATAAACAGACTGGCCGTCTGAACTAGATGGCAAATAAACGGCTATTTTAACATTGTTCCCTAAGGCCGTCTGAAAACTTGCAGAGCCAAACAGTAGGAAACTTTGAAGGAAATTTTCAAAATCCAATCGGATAAGAAACGCATGATACGGGCGGCGCATCTCTGCCGGCACCGGCCTGTTAATCTGCTATCTACACGGAAAGTTTTTTGTAAACGCATCTGTTCAAGCTTTCAGACGGCCTTAGTATGTTTATTACCAATCAGCCATCAGGATATTTACACAATAGAAAAAGCGGCGGTACATTCAATCATGTACCGCCGCGCATCTCTCAGAATAATGTATTACAAGCCCGCCGCTGCTTTTAATGCGGCAGCTTTATCGGTACGCTCCCAAGTGAATTCCGGCTCTTCACGGCCAAAGTGGCCGTAAGCAGCGGTTTTGCTATAAATCGGGCGTTGCAAGTCGAGCATTTGGATGATGCCCTTCGGCCGCAAATCAAAGTGTTCGCGGACCAGATTAATCAGCTTCTCTTCCGAAATTTTGCCGGTGCCGAAAGTATCGATGGCGATAGAGGTCGGTTGAGCGATACCGATCGCGTAAGAAATCTGAATCTGGCATTGGTCGGCCAAACCTGCGGCTACAATGTTTTTCGCTACGTAACGGCATGCATAAGCGGCAGAACGGTCTACCTTGGTAGGATCTTTACCCGAGAATGCGCCGCCGCCGTGCGGTGCGGCTCCACCATAGGTATCCACAATAATTTTACGGCCTGTCAGACCACAATCGCCTTGCGGTCCGCCAATCACGAAACGGCCTGTCGGGTTAATCAGATACTTAGTGTCTTCGGTCAGCATTTCCGCCGGCAATACCGGCTTGATGATATACTCTTTTACGGCTTCGATCAGCTCGTCGCGCTCGATATGCGGCTCGTGCTGGGTAGATAACACCACCGTATCGATACGTTTTACTTTGCCTGTTTCTGCATCGTATACGCAAGTCAGCTGTGCTTTGGCATCCGGACGTAACCATGGCAAACGGCCGTCTTTGCGGACTTCGCTTTGGCGTTGCATCAAACGGTGGGCATAGTAGATGGCAAACGGCATCAGTGCGGGGGTTTCGTCACAAGCATAGCCGAACATCAGGCCTTGGTCGCCCGCGCCCATATCCAAATCCACACCTTCGCCTTCATTTACGCCTTGGGCGATATCGGGAGATTGCTCGTCGTAGCACACCATAACGGCGCAACCCTCTGCATCAAAACCCATTTCGGAGCTGTTGTAACCGATACGCTTGATGGTTTCGCGCGCCACTTGGATATAGTTGACATGGGCAGTGGTGCTGACTTCGCCCGCCAGCACGCACAAACCAGTATTAACCAACGTTTCCGCCGCCACACGTGCGGTCGGATCCTGGCTCAGAATGGCATCCAAAATGGCATCGGAAATTTGGTCGGCCACTTTATCGGGATGGCCTTCGGAAACCGATTCGGAAGTAAATAAAAATTCGCTCATGTATTTTCTCGCGGTTGGTAGGCGGGCTTTGCTAAAATAAGCCTGATGCTTATCCGAATAATATACCGCCATGCAAAAAATCATATCCTTGCTGTTCCGCTTCATCGCCGCCATTCCGCTGCCTCTGCTGCACCATATGGGCAACCTTATCGGCACTTTGGCCTATCACACCCAGCCGAAACTGCGCGCACGGATCCGCGAGAACATTCAATCGGCTGGAATTATAACAGACAACACAAATACCGACACGCTGATTAAAGCGGTTTGTCGGGAAACCATGAAAGGCGGTTTGGAACTGCCGATCGCTTGGACTCGCCCGAGCGAAGAAATTGCGGGATTGTTTAAAGAAGTGTACGGCTGGGAACATATTCAGACGGCCTTGAATGCGGGCAAAGGGCTGCTTTTAATTACGCCTCATTTGGGCAGCTATGATTTGGCCGGACGCTATATCAGCCAACACCTGCCGTTCCCTTTAACCGCCATGTACCGCCCGCCCAAAATCGAGTGGCTTGGCGAAATCATGAATGCAGGCCGGGTGCGTGACAACGGCCGTACCGCACCGGCCAATATGCAGGGGGTAAAGCAGATCGTAAAAGCTTTGCGCTCGGCAGAGGCTACCATCGTTCTACCCGACCAAGTACCCGGCGGCGGCGACGGTATTTGGGCCCGCTTTTTCAACCGCGAAGCCTACACCATGACGCTGGCGGCCAAATTAGCCAATGTGAGCAATGTGGCCACTTTGTTTTTTTGCGGCGAGCGCCTTCCCAACGGAGACGGCTTTGCCTTACATATCGAACCTTTGCAAGGCGCACTCAGCGGTCAAACAGAAAACGATGTACAACTGATTAACGATAATGTCGAAGCGTGGATACACCGATTTCCGGAGCAATATCTCTTTTCTTACAACCGCTTCAAACAACCCGCCGGCGCACCGCCAAGGCCGTCTAAAGGCTGAGAAAACCTAAATATTTCTTACAAAAAAATACATCACTATGAAATAAAATGCGTTAAAAATTACATTTAACGCATTTTATTTTTTATATCTATCAAATTGTTAAAAATAAATTCAATTTTGACACAAGTCAGAATCATTATTTGCACAACTGATAAAGTGCAGTTACATTCCGCTACATTCCGAAATCTGTCGGAAACTAAAATCAATCATATACAGAACTTCGGATATTTTCCTTAAAGAAAGAGATTTCCGTTATCAAACATCATACAGGAGTAACTTATGGACAACTGGACCCAAACTTTGGGCACCGGCCCTTTATTAGGGATTGCCGCTGCCGCCATCGCACTGATTTTAGTGCTGATCATAAAATTCCGCGTGCATGCGCTGCTGACGATGGTTTTAGTCAGCCTGATAACCGCCATCGCAACAGGCCTCCCCATGGGCAGTATCGTTAACGACGTTTTGATTAAAAGCTTCGGCGGCACACTGGGCAATGTGGCGATATTGGTCGGGTTAGGCGCGATGCTCGGCCGCCTGGTCGAAACATCAGGCGGCGCACAATCGTTGGCAGATGCTTTGGTGCGTATGTTTGGTGAAAAGCGCGCTCCCTTTGCTCTGGGTATCGCCTCTTTGATTTTCGGTTTTCCGATTTTCTTCGACGCCGGTTTGGTAGTCATGCTGCCTATCGTTTTCGCAACCGCACGCCGTATGAAAGCACCCGTATTGGCTTACGGATTATCGTCTATCGGTGCTTTTTCGGTAATGCACGTTTTCCTGCCGCCGCATCCGGGCCCGATTGCCGCTGGTGAATTTTACGGTGCAGGTGTCGGCCAAGTATTGTTACTCGGTTTGCCGTTGGCTGTAATTACTTGGTACGTGAGCGGTTATCTGCTCGGCCAATTCTTAAGCAAACGCATCCATGTACCCGTACCGGATTTACTCAGCGGCGGCGCACAAGATAACGACCAACCGAAACAACCCGCCAAAGCGGGTACTGTCATCGGCATTATGCTGATTCCGATGCTGCTGATTTTTATGAATACCGGCTTGGCCACCTTAATCAGTGAAAAAGTAGTCAGCGCAGACGAAACTTGGGTACAAACCCTGCGTATGATCGGTTCGACCCCAATCGCATTGTTGATTTCGGTATTGGTTGCCATGTATGTATTGGGGCGCAAACGCGGCGAGCAGGCTTCTGCTTTGGAAAAAACCATTGACGGCGCGCTGGCTCCTGTTTGCTCGGTAATTCTGATTACCGGTGCGGGCGGCATGTTCGGCGGCGTATTGCGTGCATCAGGTATCGGCAAAGCCTTGGCCGACAGCATGGCCGACATGGGTATTCCCGTATTGCTCGGCTGCTTTTTGGTTGCCTTGGTATTACGTGTCGCACAAGGTTCGGCTACCGTCGCTTTAACAACTGCCGCGGCTCTGATGGCTCCGGCCGTTGCCGCTGCCGGTTACAGCGATTGGCAATTGGCCTGCGTGGTATTGGCAACTGCTGCCGGCTCGGTATTCGCCAGCCATGTGAATGACTCCGGTTTCTGGCTGGTAGGCCGGCTGCTGAATATGGATGTGCCCACTACCCTGAAAACCTGGACGGTAAACCAAGCCCTGATTGCCATTGTAGGCTTCGCCCTTTCCGCACTCGCATTCAGTATCTTATAACTTATTCGAAGGACAGCCGCCATGAACGGACAAACCGTACATTTTGTGGTGATGGGCGTGTGCGGCTGCGGTAAAACCACCGCGGCCCAAGCCCTGCAAAAATATTTCAACTGTGCGTATGCGGAAGGCGACGATTTCCATACCCAGGCCAACCGCGACAAAATGGGCAACGGCATTCCGCTCACTGATGAAGACCGTTACCCTTGGTTAGGCAATCTGCGCGACTGGATGAGCGGCCAAAGCCGCGAAGGAGCAAGCCACAGTGTCGTAACCTGTTCGGCACTCAAGCGTAAATACCGCGACATCCTACGCGAAGCCGAAGGCAGAGTGGTATTTATCCATCTTGCCCCGCCCCACCAAATCAACCTAGAACGTATGTTGGCTCGAAAAGGCCATTATATGAAGGCGGATATGCTGCAATCGCAATTGGATATTTTAGAGGAACTGGGTGCCGATGAAGAAGGGATACGCACTGGTAATCCGGGCGGTCCCGAAGAAGTAGCCGCCGAAATTATCGGTTGGGTATCCAAGCATTTCAGCCTTTAAAGCTCTGTAAAACCTTCTGCTTTCAACCATAAGATAAAAATAGATAATGCCGTCTGAAACCACGTTCAGACGGCATTTTTATCAAACAACCTATCAACTATTATCAGGCCGCCGTATCAATGATTTTTCCAAGTCAACGCCAAATCGTACAGCGCCTTTTTACTTTCTCCCGTAATTTTGGCAGCCAAATCGGCAGCCTGCTTGGTCGGTAGCTCCGCAGCCAATACCTTCATCACCTGTTGTGCCGCTTCGGGCAAATCACTATGTTTCACCACCTGTGCGGGATGCAGAATCAACACCATCTCACCACGGCTTTGATTGCTATCGGCTTTCAACATATCCCGCACTTCCGCTACCGAACCGCTTAAAAAAGTTTCGAATGTTTTGGATATTTCCCGCGCCAGCAAAAGCCCTCGCTCGGGAAAAAGTGCGGCCATTTCAGCTAAAGCCGCTTCAATCCTGTGGGGCGTTTCAAACATCACGATTGGATAATCCGCTTCAGCCCAAGAAGCCAATAGTTTTTGACGCTCTCCCGCCTTGGGCGGCAGAAAACCATTGAAATAAAAATCCGGCTCGCTCACCCCCGCCACACTCAATGCCGCCATCACCGCACTGGCTCCGGCAACAGGCACCACTTTATAACCGGCATTTCGCACCCGCGCAGCCAGCTTGGCACCCGGATCACACACGGCGGGCGTACCCGCATCGCTCACTTGGGCGACCACCTTACCCGAAGCCAACTCGGCAATGATTCTATCGGCCATCTGCTGCTCGTTGTGTTCGCGCACACTCAGCAATTTAGCCTGAATCTGGTATGCGCTCAAAAGTTGGGCGGTCACTCGCGTATCCTCGGCGCAAACCAAATCCGCCCGCCCCAATACAGCCAACGCACGCAAGGTAATTTCGGCCAAATTGCCGATAGGTGTAGCCACCACGTATAATGTTCCCGACATAATACTGTCGCAGGCTTTTTGATAGTGTTTTTGCATAAGAATAAACAGGCCGTCTGAAAGGCCTTAATTATAACGGGGATTGTTATGCGCTTAAACCACAAACAAGGCCGGGCGGGAGAAGACGCCGCACTGGCATTTTTACAAGCCCAAGGCTGCAAACTACTGGCGCGCAACTGGCATTGCCCTTTTGGCGAAATCGACTTGATAGTCAAAAGCGGTAACACAATTTTGTTTGTTGAAGTAAAATACCGCCAGAAGCCGACTTACGGCGGGGCTGCCCACAGCATCACGCCGTCCAAGCTGGCCAAACTGCACCGCAGTGCGGAACATTATCTGCAAACACAGCATCTGAGCAATACGCCCTGCCGCCTGGATGCGGTCTTAATCGAAGGCAGCAACCCGCCTTTATGGGTAAAAAACCTTACAGGATAATCAGTTAAATGAATCTGACCGAACGCGTAGCCGCACATTTCGCACAAAGTATCGAAACCAAACAGCAAGCCGCCGAAGTATTGAGCGAACCGACGGCGCTCGCCGCCGAAATGATGCTCCAATGCCTGATGGAAGACGGCAAAATCCTCGCTTGCGGCAACGGCGGTTCGGCAGGCGACGCGCAACACTTTGCCGCCGAGATGACGGGCCGTTTCGAGCAAGAGCGCATGGAGCTGGCCGCCATCGCCCTCACTACCGATACCTCCGCCCTCACCGCCATCGGCAACGATTACGGTTTCGACCAAGTATTCAGCAAGCAAGTGCGCGCTTTAGGTCGTGCGGGCGATGTGCTGTTAGCTATTTCCACCTCGGGTAACTCGGGCAACGTGATTAAAGCCATCGAAGCGGCACACGAGCGCGATATAAAAGTTGTCGCACTCACCGGACGGGACGGCGGTAAAATCGCCGCGATGCTTAAAGACAATGATATCCTGCTCAACGTGCCTCACCAACGTACGGCCCGGATTCAAGAAGTGCATATCCTGCTCATCCATGCTTTATGCGACTGTATCGACAGTATGCTACTGGAAGCATAAAAGCCGCTTTAACGGCTTTACGGTTGATCGCATAGCCGTAAAACATTAAAACAACTATATCAACCTCGGCCGAAAAGGCTTCAAACCGCCGATTGATTTCTACCAGAAAGGAAGTTTGCATGAATTTTCTACCGCATACCCGTAATCTGATTCTAGCCGCACTGCTAGCCACAGGCCTTAGCGGCTGTGTAGGAGCGGCACTCGGCGGCGCAGCACTCGGCGGCGCGGCAGCTATCGACCGTCGCAGTACCGGTGCACAGGCAGACGACGGCGTTATGGAAGTCCGCATCAGAAATACCGCACAAACCTATCTGCGGCAAAATAACCAAACCACGGGCTACGATCCCAAACTGGCCGTCGTGAGCTATAACCGCCATATCCTATTGCTCGGACAAGTAGCGACCGAAGGCGAAAAACAGTTTGTCGAACAAGTCGCCCGCTCCGAACAAGCCGCCCAAGCAGTGTACAACTATATAGAAATCGCCCCTCAGGCGCGTACCTTCAACGATGTAGCCGCCGACACTTGGAATACCTCTAAAGTCCGCACCACCTTACTCGGTATTCAAGGTGTTATCCCCAGTCGCGTTAAAATTGTTACCTATGGCAACGTAACTTACGTAATGGGTATTCTCACTCCTGCCGAACAAGCTGCCGTTACCGAGAAAGTCAGCACTACCGCAGGCGTACAAAAAGTCGTTACCCTTTATGAAACATTCAACCAATAAATAATATCAAGGCCGTCTGAAACCTTCAGACGGCCTGCACATCATAGAGATCAATAATGTCCGACCAAAAACAAACAGCTGCCAAACAGAGCTTCCGCCTTACTCCCAAACACCTGCTGCTTGCCGCGTTCATATTGGTAAGCCTTTTGGTTCTCGCCTTGGTTATCGGCGTCGCCCGTACCATGCAAACCCCTGATCAGCCCAGCACACAAAACCCAACTGCAAACAGCAATACCGTAGAAATTTTATCCCCCCGCGGAGCGCAAGATTCTGTACCGGGAACAGTCGCACCTGCCTCTACAAATCAAAACACAGCCCCTGTCGAGCAGGCAACTAATGACAGTACCGAATCTGCTACCGAAACCTCCCAACCGCAACCAACTGCGGTAGCGCCCCAACCCCGAAACAGCGGAACAAAGCAACACCCCAAACATCGTGAACAAACCGCCGCTACCCCCGCAGAAATACCCGTTTTACCCAAAAACGTAACACCCGAACCTTTGCCTAAGGTGGAACCTAAGCCCCAACCGCAAAATCAGGCAGTCGAAAAACCGGCTCCCCGCCCCCAAACTCCGGCAAAACCTAAGGATGTTATGGACAACTTGTTTTAAAGTCCTTGCAGGTGGGGAGTAACCCTCCGCACGGCATTTAAAAACATACCACACCAAATTTGTTTACCTTTCATCATTGAAAACAAAATGCCGTCTGAAAATTAAATTTTCAGACGGCATTTTCTCGCCACAAACCGTTTGGGCTGATACAAAAATAAAGCGTTTAATGCTTACGCGCCGTAACAAATTCGGCCAACCCGCGCAAACGGGCAGCTGCCTCGCCAAACGGCTGCAATAATGCAACTGCCTCGGCAACCAAAGTTTCCGCATACGCGCGCGCCTCGACCAGTCCCATCAGCTTCACATAAGTCGGCTTATCGGCATCCGCATCTTTACCTGCCGTTTTACCCAATGTAACGGTATCGGCCTCACAATCGAGCACATCGTCTATTACTTGAAATGCCAAACCGAGTTTTTGCGCGTACTCGTCCAAACGCGCCAAGGCGGCATCATCTAAATCCGGGCAGGAAAGCGCACCCAGTGCCACCGCGGCACGAATCAGCGCACCGGTTTTCAAACCGTGCATTTGTTCTAATTGGGTTTGGTTCATCTCTTTGCCAACATTGGCCAAGTCAATCGCTTGGCCGCCCGCCATACCTAAGCTGCCCGAAGCTTTCGCCAACACGGCAACCATTTGCAGCTGGCGGGCAGGTGCCAAGCCGCTTGGGCGGCTCAATACCTCAAATGCCTGGGTTTGCAACGCATCACCCACCAAAAGTGCGGTTGCTTCATCATATTGCACGTGGCAGGTCGGCTTGCCACGGCGGAGGCTGTCATTATCCATCGCCGGCATATCGTCATGCACCAACGAGTACACATGAATCATCTCGACGGCAGCCAGTGCATGCGCCAATGCCGTTTCATCAGCCTCGCCCAGTTCGGCAGCCGCCAACACCAGCAAGGGTCTCAATCGTTTGCCGCCACCCAATGTCACATAACGCATCGCCTCATGCAGCCGGGCAGGTGTCTGGCTCTCGTCGGGCAGCAAACGCGACAACACCAGCTCCGTCTGCGCTTGGGCTTTCTGCTGCCAGCTTTTCAAATCATTCGCTTGCATCTAAGCTCAACTCCTTTAGCTCGCCCGCATCCAAAACTTGTAATTTTTGCTCGACTTCAGCCAACTTCTGCTGGCAATACTGCACCAGTTCTTTACCTTCCTGATAGGCCGCCAACGCTTCTTCCAGCGGCATTTCACTGCTTTGCATGGCCTGGGTCAGGCTTTCCAAACGTTTGAGTGCTTCTTCGAATGATTTGGGTGCTTTTTTCATATGTTCGGACAGTCGTTCTGATAAAGTGTCCATTGTAGCATTTTTCAGTTGCGCCAGGCCGTCTGAAAAGGTTTTCAGACGGCCTTGAAGCGCATAAAATAAAAGCCTTTAGAAACCGAACCGGAATTCCAAACATGACCGTTAAAACCCGTTTTGCCCCCAGCCCCACCGGCTACCTGCATATCGGCGGCGTACGTACCGCCTTATTTTCATGGGCATTTGCCCGCAAACACAAAGGCGAATTTCTGCTGCGTATCGAAGATACCGATCTCGAACGCTCTACCGCCGAATCGGTAAATGTGATTTTAGACGGCATGAACTGGGTAGGCCTGCACTATGACAATACCGACCATGTGGTTTATCAAACACAAAATTTCGACCGTTACAAAGCCGTAATTACCCAACTGCTCGAACAAGGCCATGCCTATCACTGCTATTGCAGCAAAGAAGAGCTGGAGGCAATGCGTGAAAAAGCCGAAAAAGAAGGCACCGCCACTTACGACCGCCGCTGGCGCCCCGAAGACGGTAAAGTATTGCCGCCGATACCCGAAGGCCGTGAACCGGTAGTACGCTTCAAAACCCCGATTAAGGGTACTACCACATGGCACGACTTGGTTAAAGGCGAGATTTCGATTCCCAACGAAGCATTGGACGACTTAATCATCGCCCGTGCCGACGGCACGCCCACTTATAACTTCTGCGTAGTAGTCGATGATTACGACATGGGCATTACCCACGTTATCCGTGGTGATGACCACGTCAACAACACACCCAAACAAATCAACATTCTCAAAGCTTTGGGCACCACTCCGCCGCAATACGCCCACCTGCCGATGATTCTGAACGAACAAGGCAAGAAAATCTCCAAGCGCAGCGGCGATACCGTTGCCATCACCGATTTCAACCAAATGGGAATCTTGCCCGAAGCCATGCTCAACTATCTGGCCCGTCTCGGCTGGGCGCACGGTGATGATGAATTTTTCACTATGCAACAATTTATCGAATGGTTCGAACTGAAAGACGTTTCCCCCTCGGCCAGCCGCATGGATTTGAAAAAGCTCTACTGGATTAACGGCGAACACATCAAAACCACGCCGAACACCCGTTTGGCAGAACTCGTCGCCCCTCGCCTGGCAGTACGCGGTATCCACGAAACCGCAAAACCTGCTTTGGAAGATGTATTGGCTTTGGTAAAA
It encodes:
- a CDS encoding gluconokinase; protein product: MNGQTVHFVVMGVCGCGKTTAAQALQKYFNCAYAEGDDFHTQANRDKMGNGIPLTDEDRYPWLGNLRDWMSGQSREGASHSVVTCSALKRKYRDILREAEGRVVFIHLAPPHQINLERMLARKGHYMKADMLQSQLDILEELGADEEGIRTGNPGGPEEVAAEIIGWVSKHFSL
- the rsmI gene encoding 16S rRNA (cytidine(1402)-2'-O)-methyltransferase — protein: MQKHYQKACDSIMSGTLYVVATPIGNLAEITLRALAVLGRADLVCAEDTRVTAQLLSAYQIQAKLLSVREHNEQQMADRIIAELASGKVVAQVSDAGTPAVCDPGAKLAARVRNAGYKVVPVAGASAVMAALSVAGVSEPDFYFNGFLPPKAGERQKLLASWAEADYPIVMFETPHRIEAALAEMAALFPERGLLLAREISKTFETFLSGSVAEVRDMLKADSNQSRGEMVLILHPAQVVKHSDLPEAAQQVMKVLAAELPTKQAADLAAKITGESKKALYDLALTWKNH
- a CDS encoding YraN family protein, translating into MRLNHKQGRAGEDAALAFLQAQGCKLLARNWHCPFGEIDLIVKSGNTILFVEVKYRQKPTYGGAAHSITPSKLAKLHRSAEHYLQTQHLSNTPCRLDAVLIEGSNPPLWVKNLTG
- a CDS encoding phosphoheptose isomerase, producing MNLTERVAAHFAQSIETKQQAAEVLSEPTALAAEMMLQCLMEDGKILACGNGGSAGDAQHFAAEMTGRFEQERMELAAIALTTDTSALTAIGNDYGFDQVFSKQVRALGRAGDVLLAISTSGNSGNVIKAIEAAHERDIKVVALTGRDGGKIAAMLKDNDILLNVPHQRTARIQEVHILLIHALCDCIDSMLLEA
- a CDS encoding BON domain-containing protein is translated as MNFLPHTRNLILAALLATGLSGCVGAALGGAALGGAAAIDRRSTGAQADDGVMEVRIRNTAQTYLRQNNQTTGYDPKLAVVSYNRHILLLGQVATEGEKQFVEQVARSEQAAQAVYNYIEIAPQARTFNDVAADTWNTSKVRTTLLGIQGVIPSRVKIVTYGNVTYVMGILTPAEQAAVTEKVSTTAGVQKVVTLYETFNQ
- a CDS encoding polyprenyl synthetase family protein, whose protein sequence is MQANDLKSWQQKAQAQTELVLSRLLPDESQTPARLHEAMRYVTLGGGKRLRPLLVLAAAELGEADETALAHALAAVEMIHVYSLVHDDMPAMDNDSLRRGKPTCHVQYDEATALLVGDALQTQAFEVLSRPSGLAPARQLQMVAVLAKASGSLGMAGGQAIDLANVGKEMNQTQLEQMHGLKTGALIRAAVALGALSCPDLDDAALARLDEYAQKLGLAFQVIDDVLDCEADTVTLGKTAGKDADADKPTYVKLMGLVEARAYAETLVAEAVALLQPFGEAAARLRGLAEFVTARKH
- a CDS encoding exodeoxyribonuclease VII small subunit, whose product is MKKAPKSFEEALKRLESLTQAMQSSEMPLEEALAAYQEGKELVQYCQQKLAEVEQKLQVLDAGELKELSLDASE
- the gltX gene encoding glutamate--tRNA ligase yields the protein MTVKTRFAPSPTGYLHIGGVRTALFSWAFARKHKGEFLLRIEDTDLERSTAESVNVILDGMNWVGLHYDNTDHVVYQTQNFDRYKAVITQLLEQGHAYHCYCSKEELEAMREKAEKEGTATYDRRWRPEDGKVLPPIPEGREPVVRFKTPIKGTTTWHDLVKGEISIPNEALDDLIIARADGTPTYNFCVVVDDYDMGITHVIRGDDHVNNTPKQINILKALGTTPPQYAHLPMILNEQGKKISKRSGDTVAITDFNQMGILPEAMLNYLARLGWAHGDDEFFTMQQFIEWFELKDVSPSASRMDLKKLYWINGEHIKTTPNTRLAELVAPRLAVRGIHETAKPALEDVLALVKDRAQDLNTLADECTYFYRKDTPAEADIAKHWDEEAPARMLRFAEKLEGLNEWTPEAIHDLFKPFCEAENIKMGKLGMPLRLAVCGTAKTPSVDAVLALIGKEEVLHRIRNN